A stretch of DNA from Deltaproteobacteria bacterium:
CTCCCGGCGAAATTCCTACGCCTAAGGCACCTTCGATTTCCGATGAACAGTATGGCCATGAGATTTTAACTAGCCTTAGCGAAGAGTACGAATTAGATCCAAATGATCCTCGATTAGACAAGGTAACGGACATCGTGGATCGTTTAGCTGGAGCCGCTGGTGCTGGTAAGGATCCCTGGCATGTGTTTATATTTAAGGCGCCAGATGTAAAAAATGCTGCAGCCACAAGAGGGAATCACGTTTTTTTGTGGTCGGGTTTATTAGATGTGGCGCAGAGCGATGACGAAATTGCTACATTTATTGCGCATGAGATGGCGCACGTCATAGCGGAGCATACTGCTGAGGATCCAAGCGAACAGCTGCGAAGAATACTTATTGGAGCCGGAGCTATTGCGGCAGGCATAGCTGTTACGCATGCCACAAAAGACCCAATGTTAGCGCAGAATCTTGGCGACATAACAGTTCAGCTTACGCAGGAACTTGGAAGCGGACTCTTGATGAACCCTTATTCGAGAGAGAAGGAATTAGAGGCTGACCAAATTGGGCTTTTTTTAATGGCGGATGCTAAGATTAATCCCGAGGCCGCGATAAATTTCTGGCGGCGCTTTCAAGATGACCCAATGTTTGCAAACAATGTCGAGTTTTTTTCAACGCATCCATCTCCAAGCGATCGTTTGGAGCGATTGGAACGCTTATTACCTCAAGCGATGTCTCGTTTTAATTCTGGCGCTGGAGCGAATATCGGCGCGTTAACGGTAGATGAGCAACGCACAACGGGAGACGACGATTTCGATTGGAGCGCAAATAATACTAAAAGAGATAGCAACCATGGGAATGACAAAG
This window harbors:
- a CDS encoding M48 family metallopeptidase, translated to MFISFVRVTRLLAAILFGLMSLLAACAPQHQPRPPGEIPTPKAPSISDEQYGHEILTSLSEEYELDPNDPRLDKVTDIVDRLAGAAGAGKDPWHVFIFKAPDVKNAAATRGNHVFLWSGLLDVAQSDDEIATFIAHEMAHVIAEHTAEDPSEQLRRILIGAGAIAAGIAVTHATKDPMLAQNLGDITVQLTQELGSGLLMNPYSREKELEADQIGLFLMADAKINPEAAINFWRRFQDDPMFANNVEFFSTHPSPSDRLERLERLLPQAMSRFNSGAGANIGALTVDEQRTTGDDDFDWSANNTKRDSNHGNDKGRDLKEWRVKRNGAILHSKPSEKSKRMGEFSDGAVIRSVSQVGNWVEILRPDHGYVHIDGLSPN